One part of the Chryseobacterium mulctrae genome encodes these proteins:
- a CDS encoding DUF4350 domain-containing protein, with the protein MTENIIRSFVVGTLLTVGFANAQQKPKVVLDNFFNNEKRENKETKVLESWHYTWNNTTNGGFSLLGEIFQKQGAEISTLTTAPSKNDLKNANVYIIVDADIDKEAYGGKANLVDAKSIKNLVKWVEKGGVLVLLSNDKGNSEFENFNKLANKFGIHFNEDSYNRVQKREFEQGKVMVPKGNEIFSEQKLYMKEVATVSVKSPAKELLSAEGKNIAAIAKIGKGIVFALGDPWCYNEYIDGKKLPADFTNYQGTEEWVKWLLKQASTK; encoded by the coding sequence ATGACTGAAAATATCATAAGATCATTCGTTGTAGGAACTTTGCTGACCGTCGGTTTTGCCAATGCTCAACAGAAACCGAAAGTTGTTTTAGATAACTTTTTCAACAATGAGAAAAGAGAAAACAAAGAAACAAAAGTCTTAGAGTCTTGGCATTACACGTGGAATAATACCACCAACGGAGGGTTTTCTCTGTTAGGAGAAATCTTCCAAAAACAAGGCGCAGAAATCAGCACTTTGACGACCGCTCCATCAAAAAATGACTTAAAAAATGCCAATGTCTACATCATCGTTGATGCGGATATAGACAAAGAAGCTTATGGTGGAAAAGCCAATCTAGTCGATGCCAAATCAATTAAAAACCTCGTGAAATGGGTTGAAAAAGGAGGTGTTCTGGTTTTATTGAGCAATGACAAAGGAAATTCCGAGTTTGAAAATTTCAATAAACTGGCTAATAAATTCGGAATTCATTTCAATGAAGACAGTTACAACCGAGTTCAGAAAAGAGAATTTGAGCAAGGAAAAGTGATGGTTCCGAAAGGAAACGAAATTTTCTCCGAACAGAAATTATATATGAAGGAAGTGGCGACAGTTTCCGTGAAAAGTCCGGCGAAAGAATTGCTGTCTGCAGAAGGCAAAAATATCGCAGCCATCGCAAAGATTGGCAAAGGAATCGTTTTCGCATTGGGCGACCCGTGGTGCTACAACGAATATATCGACGGCAAAAAACTACCCGCAGATTTCACGAATTATCAGGGGACTGAAGAATGGGTAAAGTGGTTACTAAAACAGGCTTCTACGAAATAA
- a CDS encoding glycosyl hydrolase, protein MKIKNIVSISLLCFAIGNLSAQNPWPTVTETAKPWTRWWWMGSAVDENGLDKQLTTLNKAGFGGVEIVPIYGAKGFENTYINYLSPEWMKMLQFTTTKAKSLNMGVDMSVGTGWPIGGPQVSENDAATKMIVQTYEIQPNEKFSEKIVLKDEKQKNLKTLKLDIVTAYNEKNEAFVLTDKINADGTLNWKPTSGKWTIYAVFIGKTLQKVKRAAPGGEGYTLDHFSPNATKDYLKTFDKAFGNSNYGIRSFFNDSYEVYNADWTPDFKSEFQKRRGYDLSPYIKYLVGNEENEIAARIKSDYRETLSDLILNRFTKDFTNWAHSKNSINTNQAHGSPGNLLDLYAAVDIPESETFGSTPFDILGLKRDSADIQKSDVPDINMLKFSSSAANVMGKKLISNETFTWLTEHFKTSWSQAKPEVEQVFLSGINHVFYHGTTYTPADIKFPGWLFYASTNFVPENSLWPQLSGLNSYVARTQSVLQSGKSDNELLIYWPVYDQWASPKGKDFAFKIHNIEKWLQPTEFYKNLDKLGKSGYSLDMVSDKMISEAKLDNQNIQVSKEGGSYKVLIIPQLDYLPESTLKNILNLAQNGASIIFQNEPKNIPGYFEAEKRKTELNSLWKSIPFQQNGNFKSATFGKGKIILTSYVEKGLEFLKIEREKLTDTGLKFVRRKFDGGKYYYIVNHTSKEINQDISLNFVGKQVALMNPENGDFGIAETENNSVKVQLKSGESLIIKASEIPDNSISKWKYTEKTDAPIVLNQAWQLSFKEGGPELPKSRSIEKLQPWTNFIEDDQTQSFSGTGVYTTTFNLKKNKADDYLLKFDKLYESATVIVNGNDAGIVWSNPFEINIGKYLKKGKNTIQIEVSNLMANRIRFMDQNKIQWRNYHEINFVNIDYKAFDASNWKVQPSGLDGDIQLIPIHYSK, encoded by the coding sequence ATGAAAATTAAAAATATTGTCAGTATAAGTCTTCTCTGTTTTGCCATCGGAAATCTCTCCGCACAGAATCCGTGGCCAACAGTTACCGAGACCGCAAAACCTTGGACCCGTTGGTGGTGGATGGGAAGCGCTGTTGACGAAAATGGATTAGACAAACAACTGACCACTTTAAATAAAGCTGGTTTCGGAGGCGTTGAAATTGTTCCGATTTACGGTGCAAAAGGTTTCGAAAACACTTACATCAATTACCTTTCTCCGGAATGGATGAAAATGTTGCAATTCACGACCACCAAAGCAAAAAGCCTGAATATGGGCGTCGATATGTCGGTCGGAACAGGTTGGCCAATTGGCGGACCGCAAGTCAGTGAAAATGATGCGGCGACCAAAATGATTGTTCAGACTTACGAGATTCAACCGAATGAAAAATTCTCAGAAAAAATTGTTCTGAAAGACGAAAAGCAGAAGAATTTAAAAACCTTAAAATTAGATATTGTAACCGCTTATAATGAAAAAAATGAAGCTTTCGTTTTAACCGATAAAATCAATGCTGACGGAACTTTAAACTGGAAACCGACATCAGGAAAGTGGACAATCTACGCCGTTTTTATTGGTAAAACTTTACAGAAGGTAAAACGCGCCGCGCCGGGTGGCGAAGGGTATACATTAGACCATTTTTCGCCCAATGCGACAAAAGATTATCTTAAAACTTTCGATAAAGCTTTTGGAAATTCAAATTATGGAATTCGTTCTTTTTTCAACGACAGTTATGAAGTTTACAACGCCGACTGGACGCCTGATTTTAAATCGGAATTTCAAAAAAGACGGGGTTATGATTTAAGTCCGTACATCAAATATTTGGTGGGCAATGAGGAAAACGAAATCGCAGCAAGAATAAAATCTGATTACAGGGAAACTTTGAGCGACTTGATTTTAAATCGTTTCACCAAAGATTTTACAAATTGGGCACATTCCAAAAACTCCATAAATACCAATCAGGCACACGGTTCCCCAGGGAATCTGCTGGATTTATACGCAGCGGTCGATATTCCTGAATCTGAAACATTTGGAAGTACGCCGTTTGATATTTTAGGTTTGAAAAGAGACAGCGCGGACATTCAAAAATCGGATGTTCCCGATATTAATATGTTGAAGTTTTCTTCTTCGGCAGCCAATGTAATGGGCAAAAAACTGATTTCGAATGAGACTTTTACCTGGCTGACGGAGCATTTTAAAACCTCGTGGTCACAGGCAAAACCTGAAGTGGAGCAGGTTTTTTTATCAGGAATCAATCACGTTTTTTATCACGGAACAACTTACACGCCGGCAGATATAAAGTTTCCAGGATGGCTGTTTTATGCATCGACCAATTTTGTGCCTGAGAACAGTTTGTGGCCACAGTTGAGTGGACTCAATTCTTATGTTGCACGCACGCAAAGTGTGTTGCAAAGCGGAAAATCAGATAATGAACTGTTGATTTACTGGCCGGTTTACGACCAGTGGGCTAGTCCGAAAGGGAAAGATTTTGCTTTTAAAATTCACAATATTGAAAAGTGGTTACAACCCACTGAGTTTTATAAAAACCTTGATAAATTGGGCAAATCCGGCTATTCTCTAGATATGGTTTCCGACAAAATGATTAGTGAGGCGAAGCTGGATAACCAAAATATTCAGGTTTCAAAGGAAGGCGGTTCGTACAAAGTTTTAATCATTCCTCAATTGGATTATTTGCCAGAATCTACCTTAAAAAATATTTTAAATTTAGCTCAAAACGGTGCATCTATCATATTTCAGAATGAACCGAAAAATATTCCGGGATATTTTGAAGCAGAAAAAAGAAAAACTGAATTAAATTCTTTGTGGAAATCAATTCCTTTTCAGCAAAATGGAAATTTTAAATCAGCAACATTCGGAAAAGGAAAAATTATCTTGACTTCCTATGTGGAAAAAGGTTTAGAATTTTTAAAAATCGAAAGAGAAAAACTAACAGATACAGGATTGAAGTTCGTCAGAAGAAAGTTCGATGGTGGAAAATATTATTACATTGTCAATCACACATCAAAGGAAATCAATCAAGACATTTCACTGAATTTTGTTGGAAAACAAGTTGCTTTGATGAACCCTGAAAATGGTGATTTTGGAATCGCTGAAACTGAGAACAATTCGGTGAAAGTTCAGCTAAAATCAGGAGAATCTTTAATTATAAAAGCTTCAGAAATTCCGGATAATTCAATTTCAAAATGGAAATATACTGAGAAAACGGATGCGCCTATTGTTTTAAATCAAGCTTGGCAACTAAGTTTCAAAGAAGGTGGACCTGAACTTCCGAAGTCAAGATCAATTGAAAAACTTCAACCATGGACAAATTTTATAGAAGATGATCAAACGCAAAGCTTTTCGGGAACTGGAGTTTACACTACGACTTTCAATTTGAAGAAAAATAAAGCTGACGATTATCTTTTAAAGTTTGATAAACTCTACGAAAGTGCAACAGTGATTGTCAATGGAAACGATGCCGGAATTGTCTGGAGCAATCCTTTTGAAATCAACATTGGAAAATATCTGAAAAAAGGGAAAAATACCATTCAAATTGAAGTATCTAATCTGATGGCGAACCGAATTCGATTTATGGATCAAAATAAAATTCAATGGAGAAATTATCACGAAATTAATTTTGTGAATATTGATTATAAAGCTTTTGATGCATCGAATTGGAAAGTTCAGCCTTCCGGTTTGGATGGTGACATTCAATTAATTCCAATTCATTATTCAAAATAA
- a CDS encoding rhamnogalacturonan acetylesterase gives MKNGFSFLIVFICSLYFGQQTTFKFDFGGNRVEKGFIPINPTSKFDKKIGYGFMDISGLKSVDNGGNTLTGDFITSDKPFYFSVAIPEGNYDIKLNLGDTRGSSETTVRIENRRLMLNDVRTKQGEVVEKQITVHVKDSIIRNQNGTQIGIVKLKPRERKYLHWDNLLTIEFNDKAPKVCSVIIQPNKTAKTIYLTGDSTVVDAQYEPWASWGQMLPYFFVPNEVVIANYAESGETLKAFEDRHRINKIWNKIKKGDYLFIQFGHNDQKAGNSTKSGYRKRLNEWILKAKELGAIPVLVTSMNRRAFDENNKIINTLDDFPEAMREIAKEEKIDLIDLNALSKTLFEVMGPEEAKKAFVHYPANSYPNQPTALADDTHFNTYGAYELAKCVVKSIVDQNLPLKKYISENYKSFNPNKPDDVEKFHWPESVFMESLKPDGN, from the coding sequence ATGAAAAACGGTTTCTCTTTTTTAATAGTATTTATCTGTTCATTATATTTTGGGCAGCAAACCACTTTCAAATTTGATTTTGGCGGAAACAGAGTGGAAAAAGGTTTCATTCCAATTAATCCAACTTCAAAATTTGACAAGAAAATAGGTTATGGTTTTATGGATATTTCCGGTTTAAAATCTGTTGACAACGGCGGAAATACTTTGACGGGAGATTTTATCACGAGCGACAAACCTTTCTATTTTTCTGTGGCAATTCCTGAAGGAAATTATGATATCAAACTAAATCTTGGCGATACTAGAGGAAGTTCTGAAACCACAGTCCGTATAGAAAACCGCCGATTGATGTTGAATGATGTGAGAACAAAACAAGGCGAAGTTGTAGAAAAACAAATTACAGTTCACGTAAAAGATAGCATCATACGAAATCAAAATGGAACTCAAATCGGAATTGTAAAATTAAAACCGAGAGAAAGAAAATATCTGCATTGGGACAATCTGTTGACGATTGAATTTAATGATAAAGCACCGAAAGTTTGCTCAGTTATCATTCAACCCAACAAAACGGCGAAAACTATTTATTTAACTGGCGATTCAACGGTTGTGGATGCGCAGTACGAACCTTGGGCGTCGTGGGGACAGATGTTGCCGTATTTTTTTGTTCCAAATGAAGTCGTGATTGCCAATTATGCTGAAAGCGGTGAGACTTTAAAAGCCTTTGAAGACCGCCATCGAATCAATAAAATCTGGAATAAAATAAAGAAAGGCGATTATCTTTTCATCCAGTTTGGGCACAACGACCAAAAAGCGGGCAACAGCACGAAATCCGGTTACAGAAAACGACTGAATGAATGGATTTTGAAGGCCAAAGAATTGGGCGCAATTCCGGTTTTGGTGACTTCAATGAACCGCAGAGCTTTTGACGAAAATAATAAAATTATTAATACACTGGATGATTTTCCGGAGGCGATGCGGGAAATTGCGAAGGAAGAAAAGATTGATTTAATTGATTTGAATGCATTAAGCAAAACCTTGTTCGAAGTGATGGGACCGGAAGAAGCAAAGAAAGCATTCGTGCATTATCCTGCAAATTCTTATCCTAACCAACCGACGGCTTTGGCTGATGATACACATTTTAACACGTATGGAGCTTACGAATTGGCAAAATGTGTTGTGAAATCTATCGTCGACCAAAATTTACCTTTAAAGAAATATATTTCAGAAAATTATAAAAGTTTTAACCCAAATAAACCCGATGATGTCGAAAAATTCCATTGGCCGGAATCTGTTTTTATGGAATCTTTAAAGCCTGATGGAAATTAA
- a CDS encoding glycoside hydrolase family 2 protein: MSCFSKIFVLLCLCSQLLHSQSKEIQFLSGKDSEHTKEWDFWINGGRKSGSWDKIQVPSQWEQQGFGSYNYGRDYVTYGKNFKFNDEIGLYKHQFSIPNSWKGKTINIVFEGSMTDTEVKINGKSAGAIHQGAFYEFKYDISDKLNFGKENILEVKVSKMSADKSVNNAERLADYWVLGGIFRPVYLEATSKEHISWTAIDAKADGTFRSNIHLKGINSANNLQVKLFDVKNNLVAESQVQIKKGDTLKQIQFSIKNPKLWTAETPNLYKAKFTLNKNRKTIFQSEEKFGFRTIEVRKGDGIFINGTKIKMKGINRHVWWPETGRAVNENIDLMDVQLIKEMNMNAVRCAHYPPNKSFLKICDSLGLYVLDELAGWQKKYSTEVGKKLVKEMVIRDANHPSIIFWSNGNEGGHNFDLDTEFAKYDLSNRPVIHAHHKPGNAFNGIDCNHYEDYYSTQKILEGENIYMPTEFLHAQDDGGGGTSLADYWELHWNSKKGAGGFLWAFADEGLVRTDFNNQIDVNAINAPDGVVGPHREKEGSFYAIREIYSPVKIDLKTLPNDFNGIIPIENRYHFTNLNECQFEWKLVKFKTPFSLESGFDLVKIGKAESPNIKPTAKGNIKLNLPQNWKESEGLLLTAIDKFGKEIYTWTWKITSNDEISKQLSKFLIKEFPVSIIENDSLFILKSDEKEFAIGKKDGLLKSVIVDKKGKKMTFKNGPFFVNETMELSSMKSFAEGQNQLIEVNYKNGNKIIWKLNHNRILELNYEYSLSGDYQFAGISFDYPENYVINAKWLGKGPYHVWKNRTQGQTFNVWQNLKNSTRTGQSPWIYPEFKGYFDEVSWLQLDTAEGKITIGTKEEKMFVRLFDFYGIYGAEDYPKLPSGNISFLDAIPPLGTVLAFNINDKTETLGPESELNHLNGKFKRTLYFYFGLPDLGDENKQFTMPKENILTD; the protein is encoded by the coding sequence ATGAGTTGTTTTTCCAAAATATTCGTTCTTTTATGTTTATGCTCTCAATTATTGCATTCTCAATCTAAGGAAATTCAATTCCTGAGCGGGAAAGATTCTGAGCATACCAAAGAATGGGATTTTTGGATAAACGGTGGACGAAAATCAGGAAGCTGGGATAAAATTCAGGTTCCTTCTCAATGGGAACAGCAAGGTTTTGGTTCATACAATTACGGACGAGATTATGTAACCTACGGCAAAAATTTTAAATTCAATGATGAAATAGGTTTGTACAAACACCAATTTTCGATTCCAAATTCCTGGAAAGGAAAAACCATCAACATTGTTTTCGAAGGCTCAATGACCGATACCGAAGTGAAGATCAACGGGAAATCAGCCGGAGCTATTCATCAAGGCGCATTTTATGAATTTAAATATGATATTTCCGATAAATTAAATTTCGGCAAAGAAAATATTTTGGAAGTCAAAGTTTCCAAAATGTCCGCTGATAAATCGGTCAACAACGCGGAACGTCTTGCTGATTATTGGGTTTTAGGCGGGATTTTCAGACCTGTTTATTTAGAAGCCACTTCAAAAGAACATATTTCCTGGACAGCGATTGATGCAAAAGCAGACGGAACTTTTCGTTCAAATATTCATTTAAAAGGAATCAATTCTGCGAACAATTTACAAGTTAAATTATTTGATGTTAAAAATAATTTGGTTGCAGAATCTCAGGTTCAAATAAAAAAAGGAGACACTTTAAAACAAATTCAATTTTCCATTAAAAATCCAAAATTGTGGACGGCTGAAACACCGAATTTATACAAAGCAAAATTCACTTTAAATAAAAACAGAAAAACAATCTTTCAGTCCGAAGAAAAATTCGGTTTCAGAACCATAGAAGTCCGAAAAGGCGACGGAATTTTTATCAACGGAACGAAGATTAAAATGAAAGGCATCAACCGTCACGTTTGGTGGCCTGAAACGGGTAGAGCAGTCAATGAAAATATCGATTTAATGGATGTTCAGCTCATCAAAGAAATGAATATGAATGCCGTTCGTTGCGCTCATTATCCGCCGAACAAATCGTTTTTAAAAATTTGCGATTCTCTCGGTCTATATGTTTTGGATGAATTAGCAGGTTGGCAAAAAAAATACAGCACAGAAGTTGGAAAAAAGCTGGTGAAAGAAATGGTTATAAGAGACGCAAACCATCCTTCCATTATTTTCTGGAGCAACGGAAATGAAGGTGGACATAATTTTGATTTGGATACCGAATTTGCAAAATATGACTTGTCAAACCGTCCTGTAATTCACGCGCATCACAAACCTGGAAACGCTTTCAACGGAATCGACTGCAACCATTACGAAGATTATTACAGCACACAAAAAATTCTTGAAGGTGAAAATATTTATATGCCGACTGAGTTTTTGCACGCTCAAGACGACGGCGGTGGCGGAACTTCTTTAGCCGATTATTGGGAACTTCACTGGAATTCAAAAAAAGGAGCGGGTGGTTTTCTTTGGGCTTTTGCGGATGAAGGTTTGGTACGAACCGATTTTAACAATCAGATTGATGTGAACGCCATCAACGCTCCCGACGGAGTTGTGGGACCTCATCGTGAAAAAGAGGGAAGTTTTTATGCGATTCGAGAAATTTACAGTCCGGTGAAAATTGATTTGAAAACACTTCCGAATGATTTTAATGGAATTATTCCTATCGAAAACCGTTACCATTTTACGAATTTAAATGAATGTCAGTTTGAGTGGAAATTAGTTAAGTTTAAAACACCATTTTCTTTAGAATCAGGATTTGATTTGGTTAAAATTGGAAAAGCAGAATCTCCGAATATTAAACCAACAGCAAAAGGAAATATTAAACTAAATCTTCCTCAAAACTGGAAAGAAAGTGAAGGTTTATTATTAACTGCAATAGACAAATTTGGAAAAGAAATTTATACCTGGACTTGGAAAATTACCTCTAATGATGAAATTTCAAAACAGCTTTCAAAATTTTTAATCAAAGAATTTCCTGTTTCGATTATAGAAAATGATTCATTATTTATTTTAAAATCAGACGAAAAGGAATTTGCCATCGGAAAAAAAGATGGACTTTTAAAATCAGTAATTGTGGATAAAAAAGGCAAAAAAATGACCTTTAAAAATGGTCCTTTTTTCGTCAATGAAACAATGGAATTATCATCCATGAAATCTTTTGCAGAAGGACAAAATCAACTGATTGAAGTCAATTATAAAAACGGGAATAAAATCATTTGGAAACTGAATCATAACAGAATTTTAGAATTAAACTATGAATATTCTTTGTCTGGAGATTATCAATTTGCAGGGATAAGTTTTGACTATCCTGAAAATTATGTAATCAATGCAAAATGGCTCGGAAAAGGACCTTATCACGTTTGGAAAAACAGAACTCAGGGACAAACTTTTAATGTTTGGCAAAACTTAAAAAACTCAACAAGAACCGGACAATCTCCGTGGATTTATCCTGAATTCAAAGGATATTTTGATGAGGTTTCTTGGTTGCAATTAGATACAGCAGAAGGAAAAATAACAATCGGAACAAAAGAAGAAAAAATGTTCGTCAGACTTTTTGATTTTTATGGAATTTACGGAGCGGAAGATTATCCGAAACTGCCAAGCGGAAATATCTCATTTTTAGATGCAATCCCTCCTTTAGGAACTGTTTTGGCGTTTAATATTAACGATAAAACCGAAACTTTAGGGCCTGAAAGTGAATTGAATCACTTGAATGGAAAGTTTAAAAGAACATTGTATTTCTATTTTGGATTACCTGATTTGGGCGATGAAAATAAGCAGTTTACAATGCCAAAAGAAAATATTTTAACGGATTAA
- a CDS encoding rhamnogalacturonidase yields MKFPNTSKLIGSLLILALCSTGLKSQDKFPDGTVIPKWFKENKSTDINKLGKKYIITDFGVKNDSTILQTKQVQNIIDEASKNGGVIIIPKGTFLISSLFFKQGTHLHLENGAKLKGSDDINDFPVVTTRMEGQTVKYFPALINADGLDGFTISGKGTLDGNGLRYWKSFWKRREWNPKCTNMDEMRPRIIYVSNSKNVQVEGITIKNSPFWSTHYYKSHFVKLLNLTILAPKEPVKAPSTDAVDIDACTNFLIKNCYMSVNDDAIALKGGKGPKADKDPNNGENRNILIEDNTFGFCHSVLTCGSESIHNYNVILRNSKVKNASRLLHLKMRPDTPQHYEYLTVDNIKGNVKTFIYVKGWNQFFDLKGEERPRKGLANNITIKNIDLSCETAFSIEKSDLFDLKDFTFENFKIKALKPEMQNLNNIQNLKQKNIKVEQVASLTQSYDKKDDSDIAAK; encoded by the coding sequence ATGAAATTTCCAAATACATCCAAATTGATTGGGTCTCTCTTGATTCTCGCTTTATGCTCAACCGGACTAAAAAGTCAGGACAAATTCCCCGACGGAACTGTAATTCCGAAATGGTTTAAAGAAAACAAGTCTACTGACATCAATAAATTAGGAAAGAAATACATCATCACAGATTTTGGAGTGAAGAATGACAGTACAATTCTTCAGACAAAACAGGTTCAAAATATTATCGATGAAGCTTCAAAAAACGGAGGAGTAATTATCATACCGAAAGGAACATTTCTCATCAGTTCACTTTTCTTTAAACAAGGAACGCATTTACATTTGGAAAACGGAGCAAAATTAAAAGGAAGCGATGATATCAATGATTTTCCGGTGGTGACAACGAGAATGGAAGGGCAAACTGTAAAATATTTTCCAGCTTTAATCAACGCAGACGGATTGGATGGTTTTACCATTTCAGGAAAAGGAACTTTGGATGGAAACGGACTTCGATACTGGAAATCATTCTGGAAAAGACGCGAATGGAATCCTAAATGCACCAATATGGATGAAATGAGACCAAGAATTATCTACGTTTCCAATTCAAAAAATGTTCAGGTTGAAGGAATTACCATTAAAAACTCACCATTTTGGAGCACCCATTATTATAAATCACATTTTGTTAAATTATTAAATCTAACAATTCTTGCTCCGAAAGAACCTGTAAAAGCACCCAGTACAGATGCGGTTGATATTGATGCGTGCACGAATTTCTTGATTAAAAATTGCTATATGTCAGTCAACGATGATGCGATTGCATTAAAAGGAGGAAAAGGTCCGAAAGCCGATAAAGACCCTAATAATGGAGAAAACAGAAATATTCTTATTGAAGACAATACTTTTGGCTTCTGTCATTCTGTTTTGACTTGCGGAAGCGAATCGATTCACAATTACAACGTGATTCTTCGTAATTCTAAAGTGAAAAATGCTTCAAGGTTATTACACTTAAAAATGCGTCCCGACACGCCTCAACATTACGAATATCTGACGGTTGACAACATTAAAGGAAATGTAAAAACCTTTATTTATGTAAAAGGCTGGAACCAGTTTTTTGATTTGAAAGGCGAAGAAAGACCGAGAAAAGGATTGGCTAATAATATTACCATCAAAAACATCGATTTAAGTTGCGAAACAGCATTCTCAATTGAAAAATCAGATTTGTTTGATTTGAAAGATTTTACTTTTGAAAATTTCAAAATCAAAGCCTTAAAACCTGAAATGCAAAACCTGAATAATATTCAAAACTTAAAACAAAAAAATATTAAGGTGGAGCAAGTTGCTTCTCTTACGCAATCTTACGATAAAAAAGACGATTCCGATATTGCTGCAAAATGA
- a CDS encoding Crp/Fnr family transcriptional regulator — MLRTNQTFLDFITKLYEKQERKEDVILKQFAKGERLLMQNDKSSKVMLMKEGIVKCYFSEENDKEFILEFLGKGEILGEIECIRNIPCLCNIEAMTDVSVYALSVPYFRELLKNNLELNALLVDAFAERIVNTSKRASFQQLYTVEHSLRKLFELQSKQDIQLSKEDLAAYLGISVRSLNRSLKNLAD, encoded by the coding sequence ATGTTACGCACAAACCAGACTTTTTTAGATTTTATTACAAAACTTTACGAGAAACAGGAGCGAAAAGAAGATGTGATCTTGAAACAGTTTGCAAAAGGAGAAAGACTTTTGATGCAGAATGACAAATCATCCAAAGTGATGCTGATGAAAGAGGGGATCGTAAAATGCTATTTCAGTGAAGAAAACGATAAAGAATTTATTCTTGAGTTTTTAGGAAAAGGCGAAATTCTTGGTGAGATAGAATGTATTAGAAATATTCCCTGTTTATGCAATATCGAGGCAATGACCGATGTTTCGGTGTATGCGTTGTCGGTTCCTTATTTTCGCGAACTTTTAAAAAATAATTTAGAACTCAATGCTTTGCTTGTCGATGCTTTTGCAGAACGCATTGTGAATACTTCAAAGCGGGCTTCTTTTCAGCAATTATATACAGTTGAACACAGTTTGCGGAAACTTTTTGAGCTTCAGTCAAAACAGGATATTCAGCTTTCCAAAGAAGATTTAGCAGCATATTTAGGGATTTCTGTTAGAAGTTTAAATAGAAGTTTGAAAAATTTAGCTGATTGA
- a CDS encoding chloramphenicol acetyltransferase, translating into MKQLIKQEDWKRKEHFLFFSKFEEPFFGVTITIDCTLAYQQAKAKGNSFFLYYLYRSLKAANAIENFRYRIIDKEVYLFDQINASATINRPDETFGFSYMDYDKNEELFNQNAKEEIARVQQSKGLIPAGSGENIIHFSAVPWFDFTSLSHARSFTFPDSCPKISFGKVTENNGKKLMSVSIHAHHGLMDGFHIGSFAEKFQELMNEI; encoded by the coding sequence ATGAAACAGCTTATTAAGCAAGAGGACTGGAAAAGAAAGGAACATTTTTTATTTTTTTCAAAATTTGAAGAACCTTTTTTTGGAGTAACCATTACGATTGACTGTACTTTAGCGTATCAACAAGCGAAGGCAAAAGGAAACTCTTTTTTTCTTTATTATCTGTACAGGTCTTTAAAAGCAGCAAATGCAATAGAAAACTTCCGTTATAGAATTATTGATAAAGAAGTGTATCTGTTTGATCAGATCAATGCTTCTGCAACCATCAACAGACCCGATGAAACCTTTGGTTTTTCTTATATGGATTATGATAAAAATGAAGAATTATTTAACCAAAATGCAAAAGAAGAAATTGCAAGAGTACAGCAATCTAAAGGCTTGATTCCTGCAGGTTCGGGAGAAAATATCATTCATTTTTCTGCGGTGCCGTGGTTTGATTTCACTTCACTTTCCCATGCAAGAAGTTTTACATTTCCCGACAGTTGTCCAAAAATCTCATTTGGTAAAGTAACCGAAAATAATGGTAAAAAATTGATGTCTGTCTCTATTCATGCCCATCACGGATTGATGGATGGTTTTCATATCGGATCATTTGCTGAAAAATTTCAGGAATTGATGAATGAAATATAG